A region from the Drosophila takahashii strain IR98-3 E-12201 chromosome 2L, DtakHiC1v2, whole genome shotgun sequence genome encodes:
- the Shawl gene encoding voltage-gated potassium channel KCNC3 isoform X2, whose amino-acid sequence MDGENRIILNVGGIRYETYKATLKKIPATRLSRLTEALANYDPVLNEYFFDRHPGVFTQILNYYRTGKLHYPTDVCGPLFEEELEFWGLDSNQVEPCCWSTYSIHRDTQNTLAILDKLDIENEKPTEEQIARLFGFEEALSNGELNCWQRIKPKIWAMFDEPSSSTGAKIVAGMSVFFIFVSVISFCLKTHPGFRVDLPSGHDDAHGPGAGGPPHGHDPMGEPPQTHQYHQHSITPPSGSIGPTFRVTNYTSYSSGNFTAPGQATPIATIKGGQRQRLKRNINGSSLNEFIEQKILGHNGRRKHGWIETYGQPHEAFFYVELVCNVWFFIEVLIRLIVSPNLWQFIKSPVNIIDFTATLSFYTDVMQRMGEYTGLLEAFSIVRIMRLFKLTRHSPGLRILIHTFKASAKELTLLVFFLVLGIVFFASLAYYAEKLQDNPDNQFKSIPLGLWWAIVTMTTVGYGDVAPKTYPGMFVGALCALAGVLTIALPVPVIVSNFSMFYSHTQARSKLPKKRRRVLPVEQPRRKREPTAPHRGRTNAIKQTPPTGPGLLAGGVGPAGSGGAGLGGHAVGHPHPAAGAPMFKDAFGGAKIGTVNVNGVNVIGLHPGQRIMTTTATSTTATMANVADSTPMSAMTYQVPMLQPPPAAHHSHGHAHAHAHAHSHGLGPASAAAMTSPASLTGSAASAAVATAAAAAPAGPSFISSDYLSVPAVQSLQPRAATTGHDFMLPLQPKLLGPLERKDQHPLQLTAHNLASDTHQLMYSGHAHPTHKTAVGGGATVLNVPPTLSMTHSQMPPGMASMGQRTPNLSFRAAHGGASSQVGTIQQPIPQAHAHACHAATNCNIKISVASAGVPMGCPDEFRAPKVTLLDDLSDEVNSSTDECGDCCLVEDSDTYEGATINNGQSGQENGTEAIGLDDGLLDNEEEDEDGEGSGVGGDTGDSLGGIYIGPRH is encoded by the exons AACTGGAAAACTGCACTATCCAACTGACGTGTGTGGCCCGCTTttcgaggaggagctggaatTCTGGGGACTTGACTCTAACCAGGTAGAACCTTGCTGTTGGTCAACCTATAGCATACATCGCGATACGCAA AACACCTTAGCCATATTAGATAAGCTAGATATTGAAAATGAGAAGCCCACGGAGGAGCAGATAGCTCGTCTATTTGGCTTTGAGGAGGCACTGAGCAACGGCGAGCTTAACTGCTGGCAGCGTATTAAACCCAAGATCTGGGCCATGTTCGATGAGCCCTCCAGCTCCACGGGTGCCAAG ATCGTTGCTGGCATGTcggttttctttatatttgtttcTGTGATATCATTCTGCCTGAAGACCCACCCCGGCTTTCGCGTGGACCTGCCCTCGGGCCACGACGATGCCCACGGACCGGGGGCGGGCGGACCTCCGCACGGACACGATCCCATGGGCGAACCGCCGCAGACTCATCAGTACCATCAGCACAGTATCACGCCGCCCAGCGGCAGCATCGGACCCACCTTTCGTGTCACGAACTACACGAGCTACAGCAGCGGCAACTTCACCGCCCCCGGCCAGGCCACGCCCATTGCCACCATCAAGGGCGGCCAGCGGCAGCGACTGAAACGAAATATCAACGGGAGCAGCCTGAACGAGTTTATCGAGCAGAAGATATTGGGTCACAATGGGAGGAGAAAGCACGGATGGATCGAGACATATGGCCAGCCCCATGAGGCCTTCTTCTACGTGGAGCTGGTGTGCAACGTCTGGTTCTTCATCGAAGTCCTCATCAGACTAATT GTCTCCCCTAATCTGTGGCAGTTCATCAAGTCGCCCGTGAATATCATTGACTTTACGGCCACCTTGAGCTTCTACACGGACGTAATGCAGCGCATGGGCGAATATACGGGTCTCCTGGAGGCCTTTTCCATTGTGCGGATAATGCGGCTGTTCAAGCTGACTCGCCACTCGCCGGGCCTAAGGATCCTCATCCACACGTTCAAGGCTTCGGCCAAGGAGCTTACTCTGCTGGTATTCTTCCTTGTCCTGGGCATTGTCTTCTTCGCCAGTCTGGCTTATTATGCGGAGAAGTTGCAG GACAATCCGGACAACCAGTTCAAGAGCATCCCCTTGGGGCTGTGGTGGGCGATTGTGACCATGACCACCGTGGGATACGGCGATGTGGCGCCCAAGACCTATCCGGGCATGTTTGTGGGCGCCCTGTGTGCTCTGGCCGGTGTGCTGACTATCGCCCTCCCCGTTCCCGTCATCGTTAGTAACTTCTCCATGTTCTACTCGCACACTCAG GCCCGCTCCAAGCTGCCCAAGAAGCGACGACGAGTCCTGCCCGTGGAGCAGCCGCGTCGCAAGAGGGAGCCAACTGCTCCGCATCGCGGCAGGACGAACGCCATTAAACAGACGCCGCCCACTGGGCCGGGATTGCTGGCCGGGGGCGTTGGTCCAGCGGGATCGGGAGGGGCGGGACTCGGTGGCCATGCGGTGGGCCACCCTCACCCCGCTGCCGGGGCGCCAATGTTCAAGGATGCGTTCGGCGGTGCCAAAATCG GCACCGTGAACGTGAACGGCGTCAATGTCATTGGCCTGCATCCTGGGCAAAGGATAATGACGACGACTGCGACGTCGACGACGGCTACGATGGCGAATGTGGCTGATTCGACGCCGATGTCGGCAATGACCTACCAAGTGCCTATGCTCCAGCCACCGCCCGCCGCCCACCACAGTCATGGCCACGCCCATGCCCAtgcccacgcccactcccaTGGCCTTGGCCCCGCGTCGGCGGCGGCGATGACGTCACCGGCATCGCTCACTGGCTCAGCTGCTTCGGCAGCCGTTGCCACAGCCGCCGCAGCCGCCCCCGCCGGCCCCTCCTTCATCAGTT CGGACTACTTGAGCGTGCCGGCGGTGCAGAGCCTTCAGCCGCGGGCGGCGACGACTGGCCACGACTTCATGCTGCCGCTCCAGCCGAAACTTCTGGGCCCCCTGG AACGCAAGGATCAGCATCCGCTGCAGCTGACCGCCCACAATTTGGCCTCGGATACGCACCAGCTGATGTATtcgggccacgcccaccccaCCCACAAGAcggcggtgggcggtggggcAACTGTGCTGAATGTACCGCCCACATTGAGCATGACGCACAGCCAAATGCCACCCGGCATGGCCAGCATGGGTCAGCGAACCCCCAATCTGAGTTTCAGGGCCGCCCACGGAGGAGCCAGCTCCCAGGTGGGCACGATACAGCAGCCCATCCCCCAAGCCCACGCCCATGCCTGCCACGCCGCCACGAACTGCAACATCAAGATCTCGGTGGCCTCCGCCGGCGTCCCGATGGGCTGCCCGGATGAGTTCCGGGCCCCCAAGGTGACGCTGCTCGACGATCTCAGCGACGAGGTGAATTCCTCGACGGACGAGTGCGGGGACTGCTGCCTGGTGGAGGACAGCGATACCTACGAGGGAGCCACCATCAACAATGGCCAGAGTGGCCAGGAGAACGGAACGGAGGCCATCGGACTGGACGATGGTCTGCTGGACAACgaagaggaggacgaggacggcGAGGGTAGCGGGGTGGGCGGGGACACCGGCGATAGTCTCGGGGGGATCTACATAGGTCCCAGGCATTGA
- the Shawl gene encoding potassium voltage-gated channel protein Shaw isoform X1, with product MDGENRIILNVGGIRYETYKATLKKIPATRLSRLTEALANYDPVLNEYFFDRHPGVFTQILNYYRTGKLHYPTDVCGPLFEEELEFWGLDSNQVEPCCWSTYSIHRDTQNTLAILDKLDIENEKPTEEQIARLFGFEEALSNGELNCWQRIKPKIWAMFDEPSSSTGAKIVAGMSVFFIFVSVISFCLKTHPGFRVDLPSGHDDAHGPGAGGPPHGHDPMGEPPQTHQYHQHSITPPSGSIGPTFRVTNYTSYSSGNFTAPGQATPIATIKGGQRQRLKRNINGSSLNEFIEQKILGHNGRRKHGWIETYGQPHEAFFYVELVCNVWFFIEVLIRLIVSPNLWQFIKSPVNIIDFTATLSFYTDVMQRMGEYTGLLEAFSIVRIMRLFKLTRHSPGLRILIHTFKASAKELTLLVFFLVLGIVFFASLAYYAEKLQDNPDNQFKSIPLGLWWAIVTMTTVGYGDVAPKTYPGMFVGALCALAGVLTIALPVPVIVSNFSMFYSHTQARSKLPKKRRRVLPVEQPRRKREPTAPHRGRTNAIKQTPPTGPGLLAGGVGPAGSGGAGLGGHAVGHPHPAAGAPMFKDAFGGAKIERKDQHPLQLTAHNLASDTHQLMYSGHAHPTHKTAVGGGATVLNVPPTLSMTHSQMPPGMASMGQRTPNLSFRAAHGGASSQVGTIQQPIPQAHAHACHAATNCNIKISVASAGVPMGCPDEFRAPKVTLLDDLSDEVNSSTDECGDCCLVEDSDTYEGATINNGQSGQENGTEAIGLDDGLLDNEEEDEDGEGSGVGGDTGDSLGGIYIGPRH from the exons AACTGGAAAACTGCACTATCCAACTGACGTGTGTGGCCCGCTTttcgaggaggagctggaatTCTGGGGACTTGACTCTAACCAGGTAGAACCTTGCTGTTGGTCAACCTATAGCATACATCGCGATACGCAA AACACCTTAGCCATATTAGATAAGCTAGATATTGAAAATGAGAAGCCCACGGAGGAGCAGATAGCTCGTCTATTTGGCTTTGAGGAGGCACTGAGCAACGGCGAGCTTAACTGCTGGCAGCGTATTAAACCCAAGATCTGGGCCATGTTCGATGAGCCCTCCAGCTCCACGGGTGCCAAG ATCGTTGCTGGCATGTcggttttctttatatttgtttcTGTGATATCATTCTGCCTGAAGACCCACCCCGGCTTTCGCGTGGACCTGCCCTCGGGCCACGACGATGCCCACGGACCGGGGGCGGGCGGACCTCCGCACGGACACGATCCCATGGGCGAACCGCCGCAGACTCATCAGTACCATCAGCACAGTATCACGCCGCCCAGCGGCAGCATCGGACCCACCTTTCGTGTCACGAACTACACGAGCTACAGCAGCGGCAACTTCACCGCCCCCGGCCAGGCCACGCCCATTGCCACCATCAAGGGCGGCCAGCGGCAGCGACTGAAACGAAATATCAACGGGAGCAGCCTGAACGAGTTTATCGAGCAGAAGATATTGGGTCACAATGGGAGGAGAAAGCACGGATGGATCGAGACATATGGCCAGCCCCATGAGGCCTTCTTCTACGTGGAGCTGGTGTGCAACGTCTGGTTCTTCATCGAAGTCCTCATCAGACTAATT GTCTCCCCTAATCTGTGGCAGTTCATCAAGTCGCCCGTGAATATCATTGACTTTACGGCCACCTTGAGCTTCTACACGGACGTAATGCAGCGCATGGGCGAATATACGGGTCTCCTGGAGGCCTTTTCCATTGTGCGGATAATGCGGCTGTTCAAGCTGACTCGCCACTCGCCGGGCCTAAGGATCCTCATCCACACGTTCAAGGCTTCGGCCAAGGAGCTTACTCTGCTGGTATTCTTCCTTGTCCTGGGCATTGTCTTCTTCGCCAGTCTGGCTTATTATGCGGAGAAGTTGCAG GACAATCCGGACAACCAGTTCAAGAGCATCCCCTTGGGGCTGTGGTGGGCGATTGTGACCATGACCACCGTGGGATACGGCGATGTGGCGCCCAAGACCTATCCGGGCATGTTTGTGGGCGCCCTGTGTGCTCTGGCCGGTGTGCTGACTATCGCCCTCCCCGTTCCCGTCATCGTTAGTAACTTCTCCATGTTCTACTCGCACACTCAG GCCCGCTCCAAGCTGCCCAAGAAGCGACGACGAGTCCTGCCCGTGGAGCAGCCGCGTCGCAAGAGGGAGCCAACTGCTCCGCATCGCGGCAGGACGAACGCCATTAAACAGACGCCGCCCACTGGGCCGGGATTGCTGGCCGGGGGCGTTGGTCCAGCGGGATCGGGAGGGGCGGGACTCGGTGGCCATGCGGTGGGCCACCCTCACCCCGCTGCCGGGGCGCCAATGTTCAAGGATGCGTTCGGCGGTGCCAAAATCG AACGCAAGGATCAGCATCCGCTGCAGCTGACCGCCCACAATTTGGCCTCGGATACGCACCAGCTGATGTATtcgggccacgcccaccccaCCCACAAGAcggcggtgggcggtggggcAACTGTGCTGAATGTACCGCCCACATTGAGCATGACGCACAGCCAAATGCCACCCGGCATGGCCAGCATGGGTCAGCGAACCCCCAATCTGAGTTTCAGGGCCGCCCACGGAGGAGCCAGCTCCCAGGTGGGCACGATACAGCAGCCCATCCCCCAAGCCCACGCCCATGCCTGCCACGCCGCCACGAACTGCAACATCAAGATCTCGGTGGCCTCCGCCGGCGTCCCGATGGGCTGCCCGGATGAGTTCCGGGCCCCCAAGGTGACGCTGCTCGACGATCTCAGCGACGAGGTGAATTCCTCGACGGACGAGTGCGGGGACTGCTGCCTGGTGGAGGACAGCGATACCTACGAGGGAGCCACCATCAACAATGGCCAGAGTGGCCAGGAGAACGGAACGGAGGCCATCGGACTGGACGATGGTCTGCTGGACAACgaagaggaggacgaggacggcGAGGGTAGCGGGGTGGGCGGGGACACCGGCGATAGTCTCGGGGGGATCTACATAGGTCCCAGGCATTGA
- the LOC108063634 gene encoding uncharacterized protein has translation MENLAVGLAAFFQLMGCYFFFAQPEDCCSPAPDLASWIFLAATLCFLWDTSIYPRRFMHMARFWRLIVEIVAAIFLTEVGTIIIWCGLERLLFCLTDELMKFMHNGCQTSPYVYWLSGLITSLVSGAVLWYVLEATDGMYYIMKFGRELKTTMKVSWRMLRCYINMNMRDRRRALKVCQLARKMPKRKCCQSDRDSCE, from the coding sequence ATGGAAAACCTGGCTGTGGGCCTGGCGGCCTTTTTCCAACTGATGGGTTGCTACTTCTTCTTTGCCCAGCCGGAGGATTGCTGCTCACCGGCTCCCGACTTGGCCAGCTGGATTTTCCTGGCGGCCACTCTGTGTTTCCTTTGGGATACCTCCATCTATCCTCGTCGCTTTATGCACATGGCCCGTTTTTGGCGGCTAATCGTCGAGATCGTGGCAGCCATTTTCCTGACGGAAGTGGGCACCATTATCATTTGGTGCGGCCTGGAAAGGTTGCTGTTCTGCCTGACGGATGAGCTCATGAAGTTTATGCACAACGGCTGCCAAACGTCGCCGTATGTCTATTGGCTTTCGGGGCTAATTACCAGTTTGGTGAGTGGAGCGGTGCTGTGGTACGTCCTTGAAGCCACCGATGGGATGTATTACATCATGAAGTTCGGACGGGAATTGAAAACCACCATGAAGGTCTCCTGGCGAATGCTGCGCTGCTATATCAACATGAACATGAGAGATAGACGTCGGGCTTTGAAGGTATGCCAGTTGGCcagaaaaatgccaaaaaggaAATGCTGTCAATCGGATAGAGATAGTTGCGAATGA